One Pleurocapsa minor HA4230-MV1 DNA segment encodes these proteins:
- the cax gene encoding calcium/proton exchanger has translation MFKKDTFFLILLVFVPVSIAAHFLEWGETVVFITAAMGIVPLASFMGKATEEIAVVTGPNIGGLLNATFGNATELILAFIALKGGLVGVVKATITGSIVSNLLLVMGFAMLLGGLKFKEQKFQSTVARLNASTMNLAVVALLLPTAVQYTSTGIEEQTLQNLSVAVAGILILVYGLTLLFSMKTHAYLCEVADIDLEEGGEGEPKVNLTFWIFILLVVTLAVAFESELLVDSLEVATSELGLSALFTGVILLPIIGNAAEHATAVTVAMKNKMDLSVSVAVGSSMQIALFVAPVLVIAGWIMGQPMDLNFNPFELVAVTVAVLIANSISSDGESNWLEGSLLLATYAVVAIAFFFHPVVEGMI, from the coding sequence ATGTTCAAAAAAGATACATTTTTCTTAATTTTACTAGTGTTTGTTCCCGTATCGATTGCAGCACATTTTCTGGAATGGGGTGAAACAGTTGTCTTTATCACCGCTGCTATGGGTATTGTTCCTCTGGCTTCTTTTATGGGTAAAGCTACCGAAGAAATCGCTGTAGTTACAGGGCCCAACATCGGTGGTTTACTCAATGCAACTTTTGGCAATGCGACGGAATTAATTCTGGCTTTTATTGCCCTCAAAGGTGGTTTAGTCGGTGTGGTTAAGGCGACTATTACTGGCTCAATTGTCAGTAACCTGCTGTTGGTCATGGGATTTGCCATGCTGTTAGGCGGTTTGAAATTCAAAGAGCAAAAGTTTCAGTCAACCGTAGCCCGACTCAATGCTTCGACGATGAATTTAGCAGTAGTCGCTTTACTGTTACCGACAGCAGTGCAGTATACTTCCACAGGGATTGAAGAACAAACGCTGCAAAATTTATCCGTAGCCGTGGCGGGGATTTTAATTTTAGTCTACGGGCTAACCTTACTCTTTTCGATGAAAACTCATGCCTATCTTTGTGAAGTAGCAGATATAGATTTAGAAGAGGGAGGAGAAGGCGAACCCAAAGTTAACTTAACTTTTTGGATTTTTATTCTATTAGTTGTCACCCTGGCAGTAGCATTTGAATCAGAACTCCTGGTGGATTCTCTAGAGGTGGCTACGTCTGAATTAGGTTTAAGCGCCTTGTTTACTGGGGTAATCTTGCTGCCAATCATTGGTAACGCAGCGGAACACGCAACGGCAGTAACAGTAGCGATGAAAAACAAGATGGATCTTTCTGTCTCTGTGGCGGTAGGTTCAAGTATGCAGATTGCATTATTTGTTGCCCCCGTATTGGTAATTGCTGGCTGGATTATGGGTCAACCAATGGATCTCAACTTCAATCCGTTTGAACTAGTTGCCGTAACGGTGGCAGTGTTGATTGCTAACTCGATTAGTTCTGATGGTGAGTCTAACTGGCTTGAAGGCAGTTTGTTATTGGCGACTTATGCAGTAGTGGCGATCGCTTTCTTTTTCCATCCTGTCGTTGAAGGGATGATTTAA
- a CDS encoding cytochrome c biogenesis protein CcdA, with the protein MLEFLQTQLYLLERFADRLVSTQLDHLSLVSIGIIFLAGLVTSLTPCMLSMLPITVGYIGGYESEGRLQAAVQSSWFALGLATTLAILGIVATSIGKVYGQIGVGLPIVVSLVAIAMGLNLLEILPLRFPSLGSTDWISNDLPRGVRSYLLGLTFGLIASPCSTPVLATLLTWVATTQNLVLGAGLLVAYAIGYVTPLVIAGTFTASIKKILELRRWSSWINPVSGALLLGFGLFSLLSRLPAISYRL; encoded by the coding sequence ATGCTGGAATTTTTACAAACGCAATTATATTTACTAGAACGATTTGCCGATCGCCTTGTCTCAACTCAACTCGATCATCTCAGTCTGGTCAGTATAGGCATTATTTTTTTGGCAGGACTGGTTACTAGCCTCACCCCCTGTATGCTGTCGATGTTGCCCATTACCGTGGGCTATATTGGCGGTTATGAATCCGAGGGGAGACTACAGGCAGCAGTGCAGTCTAGCTGGTTTGCCTTGGGCTTAGCGACAACTCTAGCTATCTTAGGTATTGTTGCCACTTCCATTGGTAAGGTATACGGGCAAATTGGGGTGGGTTTACCCATTGTCGTTAGTTTAGTGGCGATCGCCATGGGACTCAACCTCTTGGAAATTTTGCCGTTGCGTTTTCCTTCTTTGGGTTCAACAGACTGGATTAGTAATGATTTACCCCGTGGAGTTCGTTCCTATTTACTCGGTCTTACTTTTGGCTTAATTGCTTCCCCTTGCAGTACTCCAGTGCTAGCGACTCTTTTAACTTGGGTGGCAACTACGCAAAATTTAGTTTTAGGTGCAGGTTTATTAGTGGCATATGCGATCGGCTATGTTACGCCATTGGTCATTGCTGGAACTTTCACCGCCTCAATCAAAAAGATTCTAGAATTGCGCCGTTGGTCTAGCTGGATTAATCCCGTTAGTGGCGCTTTATTGTTAGGATTTGGTCTTTTTTCTTTACTGTCTCGGCTGCCAGCTATCAGTTATAGGCTATAG
- the hemC gene encoding hydroxymethylbilane synthase gives MTSSVETEKRTVRIGTRKSQLALVQTYWVKAELEKHFPDISFEVEEMSTKGDKILDVPLAKIGDKGLFTKELEVGMLNNTTDFAVHSLKDLPTNLPEGLMLGCVTKRVNPADALVVNQKYQDKQLETLPAGSVIGTSSLRRLAQLRHHFPQLEFKDIRGNVNTRLAKLDAGEYDAIILAVAGLQRLDMGDRIHQHISSDISLHAVGQGALGIECRAGDREILEILQVLSDADSCDRALAERAFLRELEGGCQVPIGVNTQVENDQLTLIGMVASLDGQQLLKDSVSGNKSESEKLGVELAGKLKEQGAGEILAKIFAEVGRG, from the coding sequence ATGACATCTTCCGTGGAAACTGAGAAGCGTACTGTTCGTATTGGTACTCGCAAAAGCCAGCTTGCTTTAGTACAAACTTACTGGGTAAAAGCTGAGCTAGAAAAGCACTTTCCTGATATCAGTTTTGAGGTTGAGGAGATGAGTACTAAAGGAGATAAAATTCTGGATGTTCCCTTGGCAAAAATTGGTGATAAAGGTCTATTTACCAAAGAGTTAGAAGTGGGAATGCTCAATAACACCACTGATTTTGCGGTGCATTCCCTCAAAGATCTACCGACTAACCTCCCAGAAGGTTTGATGCTGGGTTGCGTTACCAAAAGAGTCAATCCTGCTGATGCGTTAGTAGTTAATCAAAAGTATCAAGACAAGCAGTTAGAAACCTTGCCAGCAGGCTCAGTAATTGGCACTTCTTCCCTCAGACGTTTGGCACAGCTACGTCACCATTTTCCCCAGCTAGAATTTAAAGATATTCGGGGTAATGTTAATACTCGTTTAGCCAAACTTGATGCAGGAGAGTATGATGCAATTATTCTGGCAGTGGCAGGATTACAGCGATTAGATATGGGCGATCGCATTCACCAACATATTTCCTCAGATATCTCTCTACATGCAGTAGGACAGGGTGCATTGGGCATTGAATGTCGTGCAGGCGATCGAGAAATCCTAGAGATTTTGCAAGTTTTGTCAGATGCCGATAGTTGCGATCGCGCTTTGGCAGAAAGAGCTTTTCTTAGAGAGCTAGAAGGTGGTTGCCAAGTTCCTATAGGTGTAAATACTCAGGTCGAAAATGACCAGCTTACTTTAATTGGGATGGTTGCTAGTCTGGATGGACAACAATTACTTAAAGACTCTGTAAGCGGTAATAAAAGTGAGTCAGAAAAACTAGGAGTAGAGCTAGCAGGAAAACTAAAGGAACAGGGAGCAGGAGAAATATTAGCGAAAATCTTTGCCGAGGTAGGACGTGGTTAA
- a CDS encoding Ycf51 family protein produces MIDLFTCAKWLGIATVVSLVVAIVAFVLGWGFRFRLVGVTSFMGVLTAGFFALGLGLFPHAKIPGAAHYALIYDNGANQAVVAVSPKIEKSAIEPTLIQAATDLYSYGRTGTAGNDQFTIKLRTVLHPQPGISQPLFLGTAKRSITARSSEDIKIEVFEQNVAQLPVSLS; encoded by the coding sequence ATGATCGATCTTTTTACCTGTGCCAAATGGTTGGGAATTGCTACTGTTGTTTCTCTGGTGGTAGCAATTGTAGCGTTTGTCCTCGGCTGGGGTTTTCGTTTCCGCTTAGTAGGTGTTACCAGCTTTATGGGAGTATTGACTGCTGGTTTTTTCGCTTTAGGTTTAGGTCTATTTCCCCATGCTAAGATTCCTGGCGCTGCTCATTATGCTCTAATTTACGATAATGGAGCTAATCAAGCCGTAGTAGCCGTATCTCCTAAGATAGAGAAATCCGCCATTGAGCCAACCTTAATCCAAGCAGCAACAGATCTATACTCATATGGAAGAACGGGAACAGCAGGTAACGACCAGTTTACAATTAAGCTGAGAACTGTCTTACATCCTCAACCTGGAATATCTCAACCTTTATTTTTGGGAACGGCGAAGCGCTCAATTACTGCGCGCAGCAGTGAAGATATCAAAATTGAAGTTTTTGAGCAAAATGTAGCACAATTACCTGTTTCTTTAAGCTAA
- a CDS encoding iron-containing alcohol dehydrogenase family protein, whose amino-acid sequence MTKQATTASNTKTTKYSPLAIAPARVLRGDHCLANSGQEIAALGVRPLIIGGNQTLKVVTAFLQPALKAAKLTSETASYTPDCAESSLLRLKETVKQHQADLIIGVGGGKALDMAKLVAYQCGLPIVTIPTSGATCAAWTALSNVYSEAGAFQYDVTLNRCPDLLILDYGLVRTAPQRTLIAGIGDAIAKWYEASVSSGDATATLLISAVQQARVLRDILFQKSAIALENTESDAWREVVDATVLLAGVIGGVGGADCRTVAAHAVHNGLTHLLEAHDVLHGEKVAYGILVQLRLEEMVQGNQLAASARQQLLKFYSEIGLPKSLEDLGLGEITLAQLRQVTAIATQPQSDIHRLPFTVSTEQLAAAMVSTVAETSRGDSRIAPI is encoded by the coding sequence ATGACTAAGCAAGCCACCACAGCATCAAACACCAAGACAACCAAGTATAGTCCTTTGGCGATCGCTCCCGCTAGAGTGTTACGAGGCGATCATTGTCTGGCTAATTCAGGTCAAGAAATTGCAGCCTTGGGTGTTCGACCTTTAATAATCGGTGGGAATCAAACCTTAAAAGTAGTCACAGCTTTTCTACAGCCTGCACTTAAAGCAGCCAAGCTGACTAGTGAGACAGCCAGCTATACCCCCGACTGTGCCGAGTCCTCTCTCCTGCGACTTAAGGAAACAGTTAAACAGCATCAGGCCGATCTAATCATTGGTGTTGGTGGTGGTAAGGCTTTAGACATGGCAAAATTAGTTGCTTACCAGTGCGGTTTACCAATAGTCACGATTCCCACTTCGGGAGCTACCTGTGCAGCTTGGACGGCTCTATCTAATGTTTATTCTGAGGCGGGAGCATTTCAATATGATGTTACTTTAAATCGCTGTCCCGATCTATTGATTCTTGACTATGGATTAGTCCGTACTGCCCCTCAACGTACTTTAATAGCGGGAATTGGTGATGCGATCGCTAAATGGTATGAAGCCTCAGTTAGTAGTGGTGATGCCACCGCTACCTTGCTAATTTCAGCGGTACAGCAGGCGCGGGTGTTGCGGGATATCTTGTTCCAGAAATCAGCGATCGCCTTAGAAAATACTGAAAGTGATGCTTGGCGTGAAGTAGTTGATGCCACCGTATTATTAGCGGGAGTCATTGGCGGGGTTGGTGGGGCAGACTGTCGGACAGTGGCTGCTCATGCGGTGCATAATGGTTTGACTCATCTGCTAGAAGCTCATGACGTACTTCACGGCGAAAAAGTAGCCTACGGCATCTTAGTCCAGCTACGCCTAGAAGAAATGGTTCAGGGTAATCAGCTAGCAGCATCAGCACGCCAGCAGTTACTTAAGTTTTATAGTGAAATTGGCTTACCCAAGTCCTTAGAAGATTTAGGATTGGGTGAAATTACTCTAGCTCAACTGCGTCAGGTAACGGCGATCGCCACTCAACCCCAGTCTGATATTCACCGACTACCCTTTACTGTATCCACCGAACAGCTAGCAGCAGCAATGGTATCCACCGTAGCGGAAACTAGTAGGGGCGATTCGCGAATCGCCCCTATATAA
- a CDS encoding alpha/beta fold hydrolase, producing MTTNQSWQERIGNQRDWVWRGWQTRYSYLRARQKLDGKQFPIIFIHGFGASIEHWRHNLPVISQHHTVYALDLLGFGASRKADTEYSAALWTEQVHDFWQTFIGVPVILVGNSIGSLVCLNVTAVYPEMVQGLVMLSLPDVSVREDLLPPSVRPIVTGIENLFASPLLIKNLLKVVRRPNVIRKWAGIAYPNQDAITDELIEILSSPAYDDGAEQTLLRLSRSVRKASFADSVRDLLPPINIPMLLIWGLQDRMIPSSQARAIAELNTNLKLIELENAGHCPHDEYPEQFNALLLDWLKSTPFLE from the coding sequence TTGACTACAAACCAATCTTGGCAAGAGCGCATCGGCAATCAAAGAGACTGGGTTTGGCGAGGATGGCAAACTCGCTATAGTTACCTGAGGGCAAGACAGAAGTTAGATGGTAAGCAATTCCCAATCATCTTTATTCATGGTTTTGGGGCAAGTATCGAACATTGGCGCCATAATCTACCTGTCATAAGTCAACACCACACAGTATATGCTTTGGATCTGTTGGGTTTTGGCGCATCAAGAAAAGCTGATACAGAATATAGTGCTGCTTTATGGACAGAGCAAGTTCATGATTTTTGGCAAACTTTTATTGGTGTTCCTGTAATTCTGGTGGGCAATTCCATTGGTTCATTGGTTTGTTTAAACGTCACGGCTGTCTATCCCGAAATGGTTCAAGGTTTAGTGATGTTGAGTTTACCAGATGTATCAGTAAGAGAGGATCTGTTACCACCCTCAGTTCGTCCAATCGTGACGGGGATTGAAAACCTATTTGCGTCTCCATTGTTAATCAAAAACCTACTGAAGGTAGTTAGAAGACCAAACGTAATCCGTAAATGGGCGGGAATTGCCTATCCTAATCAAGACGCGATTACCGACGAGCTGATCGAAATATTATCTAGTCCTGCTTATGATGATGGTGCAGAGCAAACCCTATTGCGTCTCTCTAGGAGCGTGAGGAAAGCTAGTTTTGCCGATTCAGTCAGGGATCTATTGCCCCCAATTAACATCCCCATGCTATTGATTTGGGGTTTACAAGATAGAATGATTCCTTCTAGTCAAGCAAGAGCGATCGCCGAGTTAAATACTAATTTAAAGTTAATTGAATTGGAAAATGCGGGGCATTGTCCCCATGATGAATATCCTGAACAGTTCAATGCCCTGTTATTAGACTGGCTAAAATCTACGCCATTTCTGGAATAA
- the infC gene encoding translation initiation factor IF-3, which produces MRDRRRSNTSRDLTKTNERIRFPEIRVIDSEGEQLGIITPKEALARAQEQGLDLVLVSETAKPPVCKIMDYGKYKYEQDKKLKEAKKKQHNADVKEVKMRYKIEEHDYNVRVKNAIRFLKSGDKVKATISFRGREIQHSRLAEDLLRQMAKDLEEYAEVQQFPKREGRNMMMMLSPKK; this is translated from the coding sequence GTGAGAGATAGAAGACGCAGTAACACCAGTCGCGATTTAACCAAAACCAACGAAAGAATTCGCTTCCCCGAAATTCGCGTTATCGACTCTGAAGGAGAGCAGCTAGGAATCATTACGCCCAAAGAAGCTCTCGCTAGAGCGCAAGAACAAGGCTTAGATTTAGTCCTAGTCAGCGAAACCGCTAAACCCCCAGTCTGTAAAATCATGGACTATGGGAAATATAAATACGAGCAAGACAAAAAACTTAAAGAAGCGAAGAAAAAGCAGCATAACGCTGACGTTAAGGAAGTCAAAATGCGCTACAAAATTGAAGAGCATGATTATAATGTGCGCGTCAAGAATGCTATACGCTTCCTCAAGTCAGGAGATAAGGTTAAAGCTACCATCAGCTTTCGCGGTCGAGAGATCCAGCACTCTAGATTAGCGGAAGATTTACTGCGTCAAATGGCAAAAGATTTGGAAGAATATGCCGAAGTGCAGCAGTTTCCTAAACGAGAAGGACGCAACATGATGATGATGTTGTCACCAAAAAAGTAG
- the def gene encoding peptide deformylase, whose protein sequence is MITATAVEKKKLEQPPLDIHFLGDRVLRQPAKRISKVDDNLRQTIKEMLQTMYSADGIGLAAPQVGIHKQLIVIDLALDRPDEPPLVLINPKITKSGMNLCSSEEGCLSIPGVYLEVTRPEAIEVSYKNEQGKPCKLEATGLLARAIQHEMDHLNGVMFVDRVENNLALNEELKKRGFATSAVKPVRK, encoded by the coding sequence ATGATCACGGCGACAGCAGTAGAAAAGAAAAAGCTTGAGCAACCACCCTTAGATATTCATTTTCTGGGCGATCGCGTTTTACGTCAGCCTGCTAAACGCATAAGCAAAGTTGACGACAATCTTCGCCAAACTATTAAAGAAATGCTGCAAACAATGTACAGTGCTGACGGTATTGGTTTGGCAGCACCTCAAGTCGGTATCCACAAGCAGCTAATTGTCATCGATCTTGCCTTGGATCGACCTGATGAGCCTCCTTTGGTCTTAATTAATCCGAAAATTACCAAGTCAGGAATGAACCTTTGTAGTTCGGAAGAAGGTTGCTTGAGCATCCCTGGGGTTTATTTAGAAGTCACTCGTCCTGAAGCGATTGAAGTGTCCTATAAAAATGAGCAGGGAAAACCCTGTAAACTAGAAGCTACTGGTTTACTAGCTCGTGCTATTCAGCATGAAATGGATCACCTTAACGGAGTGATGTTTGTAGATCGAGTGGAGAACAATCTTGCCCTTAATGAAGAATTAAAGAAAAGAGGTTTTGCTACCAGTGCAGTCAAGCCAGTAAGAAAATAA
- the pip gene encoding prolyl aminopeptidase produces MRDLYPAIEPYNQGKLKVSELHTIHYEESGNPQGKPVIFLHGGPGGGISPIYRQYFDPQQWRIIIFDQRGCGQSTPYAELRENTTWDLVQDIEQLRQQFKIDKWVVFGGSWGSTLALAYAQTHPDRCKGLILRGIFMLRPSEIRWFYQEGANYIYPDAWQEYLKPIPLEERDDLLTAFYQRLTSEDRQVRLEAARAWSVWEASTSKLIPSTISQQSFARAEFAEAFARIECHYFVNRGFFTQENQLLQNIEQIRHLPGVIVQGRYDVVCPMISAWELHQAWQSAEFIVINDAGHSVSEPGIKDALIRASDRFAAL; encoded by the coding sequence ATGAGAGATTTATATCCAGCCATTGAACCTTACAACCAAGGAAAGCTAAAAGTTTCTGAATTACACACCATTCACTATGAAGAGTCAGGAAATCCTCAAGGAAAGCCAGTCATCTTTCTCCATGGTGGCCCTGGTGGTGGCATATCTCCCATCTATCGCCAGTATTTTGATCCCCAGCAGTGGCGGATTATAATTTTTGACCAGCGAGGCTGCGGACAGAGTACTCCCTATGCAGAATTGCGTGAAAATACCACTTGGGATTTAGTTCAAGATATCGAGCAGCTACGACAGCAGTTTAAAATTGACAAGTGGGTCGTATTTGGCGGGAGTTGGGGCAGCACTTTGGCTTTAGCCTATGCACAAACTCATCCCGATCGCTGCAAAGGGCTGATTTTAAGGGGCATTTTTATGCTGCGTCCTTCAGAAATTCGCTGGTTTTATCAAGAGGGGGCAAACTATATTTATCCTGATGCTTGGCAAGAATATCTCAAGCCAATTCCCCTTGAGGAAAGAGATGATTTACTCACGGCTTTCTACCAAAGATTAACCAGTGAAGATCGCCAAGTCCGACTAGAGGCAGCCCGTGCTTGGTCGGTATGGGAAGCAAGCACCAGTAAGTTAATTCCTTCCACCATTAGCCAACAGAGTTTTGCTAGAGCAGAGTTCGCTGAAGCCTTCGCTCGGATTGAATGTCACTACTTTGTCAATCGGGGATTTTTTACCCAAGAAAATCAGCTATTACAAAATATCGAGCAGATTCGTCATTTACCAGGTGTAATCGTTCAGGGTAGATATGATGTGGTGTGTCCGATGATCAGTGCCTGGGAGTTACATCAAGCTTGGCAGTCAGCAGAATTTATTGTGATTAATGATGCTGGTCATTCAGTCTCCGAGCCAGGAATTAAAGATGCTCTCATCCGAGCTAGCGATCGTTTTGCTGCGTTATAA